The following are encoded together in the Anopheles nili chromosome 3, idAnoNiliSN_F5_01, whole genome shotgun sequence genome:
- the LOC128727708 gene encoding eukaryotic translation initiation factor 3 subunit E: protein MAKFDLTAKYCQYLDRHLTFPLLEFLLPKNVFDPTSLLRFILETVKKTNMVDYTRDIRERLAEEIMAPEELSLLRANVLVTLKELQADVAPLMKCMEELKNPDTLKDSKSVIHALQQTLDYDIIQSAQKLAKYLYECGNYNDSLSYLYICMLVMEPNDKNYLGVLWGKLAVEILTLNWQTALEDLTRLRDFIENYNFSPIQVLQQRTWLIHWGVLVFFNHSKGRDLIIDMFLYKPQYLNAIQTMCPHILRYLATAVIINRGRRNALKDVIKVIQQESYTYRDPITEFLEHLYVNFDFEGARKKLHECQTVIMNDFFIIGCLDEFIENARLMIFETFCRIHQCITIGMLADRLNMKPDEAECWIVNLIRNARLDAKIDSKLGHVVMGTQPLSPYQQLVEKIDSLSVRSEALTLLVERKHKAKTQEAGEGHWKYY, encoded by the exons ATGGCTAAATTCGACCTCACGGCAAAGTATTGCCAGTACTTGGATCGCCATTTGACATTCCCTTTGCTGGAATTTTTGCTCCCGAAAAAT GTCTTCGATCCAACATCGTTACTGAGATTTATCTTAGAAACGGTGAAGAAAACCAATATGGTCGATTACACGAGGGACATTCGTGAACGGTTGGCAGAGGAAATAATGGCTCCAGAAGAGCTGAGTTTACTTCGTGCTAATGTCCTGGTAACGCTGAAGGAACTGCAGGCCGATGTTGCCCCGTTGATGAAATGTATGGAGGAGTTGAAAAATCCGGATACGTTGAAGGATTCTAAATCGGTTATACATGCGCTGCAGCAGACGCTGGAT TACGATATTATCCAAAGCGCCCAGAAGCTGGCCAAGTATCTGTACGAATGCGGTAACTATAATGACTCCTTGTCATATCTGTACATCTGTATGTTGGTGATGGAACCAAACGATAAAAACTATCTTGGCGTGCTATGGGGCAAACTAGCTGTCGAGATTCTCACTCTGAATTGGCAAACTGCTCTCGAAGATTTAACGAGGCTTCGTGATTTCATCGAGAACTACAATTTCTCACCAATTCAAGTGCTGCAGCAGCGCACCTGGTTGATCCACTGGGGTGTCCTAGTGTTTTTCAACCATAGCAAAGGACGTGATCTGATCATTGATATGTTCCTTTATAAACCGCAGTATTTAAATGCAATCCAAACGATGTGTCCCCACATTTTACGTTATCTTGCGACGGCTGTCATCATCAATCGTGGACGTCGGAATGCATTGAAGGATGTGATCAAGGTGATCCAGCAGGAGTCGTACACTTACCGAGATCCAATCACGGAGTTTCTTGAGCATCTGTATGTGAACTTTGATTTCGAAGGAGCACGGAAGAAACTGCACGAGTGCCAGACGGTGATCATGAACGACTTCTTCATCATCGGATGCCTGGATGAGTTTATAGAAAACGCCCGTTTGATGATCTTTGAAACATTCTGTAGAATTCATCAGTGCATCACGATCGGAATGCTGGCCGATAGATTGAACATGAAACCAGACGAGGCAGAATGCTGGATTGTAAATTTGATACGTAACGCTCGGCTGGACGCGAAGATTGATTCTAAATTGGGTCACGTTGTAATGGGTACGCAGCCGCTCTCGCCATACCAGCAGTTGGTAGAAAAAATTGACTCCCTCTCTGTACGCTCCGAAGCATTGACCCTCTTGGTCGAACGAAAGCACAAAGCTAAAACTCAAGAAGCTGGCGAAGGCCATTGGAAATATTATTAA
- the LOC128727487 gene encoding importin-4-like yields MEQIIKNLLVADNDLIRQASEDLKAALGKPETVPQLCEICVSNNDAQVRQYAAMLLKKHLGKLRTWREVPVETQDIIKKGMLEAIGNESEKSVRNAITGFVAVLVRHEAEKQDGWMSEVLKFMYDNTTSSDPKLSELGSSMFATLADYASDQFMPHIEMVCQLFSGALITTEANGDMATPVIYNILLGMSRLVPCIAGRQDLEQTYRDSIPYVLKALSAFAEHDPDKFTQAFDILENLVDGSSRTLSPHMNLLIDFCLQLASNSQLEDSVRVKTLTFIGWLVRQKKKMIIKQKLVEPIVVALFALMSVAPEVEDEDEEYFGSNEVSTPSTCATQSLDVMALHIPPKQLFPPLMALLEPALAGDNPLAKKAAYLSIAVIAEGCSEHICSKYLRVLVDVIKRGITDPNVMIRNAALFALGQFSEHLQPEISQHADEILPILFEFLQQLCLQIRSGGKEPPHIDRVFYALETTCENLEEQVTPYLPMLMDRLFESLDTRNSVHLRELSLTTIAATANAAKEHMLPYFARLIDCLKVYLVKSDDEDICSLRPQAIDTFAALVRTIGKDNFLPLAVDTLNLGLTMLDESNDPDLRRSCYNLFASMASSVKEDMAGSLNKIVEAMLESVRSSEGIVPTFKDASGDDLAILPNGLSTNGGGDGDDEDEEFDIENSVDDEEDDDDEIAGYSVENAYMDEKEEAILALMEFAEHTGPAFAPFIQTAFEEIYKLLNHPNEDIRKASIDAVKQFVVALHQMGNTDGVNQTILILVPKLSEIIRTDEERTVVMSALDGFSDILDEVGAATFQADGQKDAVFNCIVDVLNSKIACQFDEPVDEEQEESEYDEAILESAGDILPKFGRALPAEEFAVYFGRVWPYFIQKIEKSKQKDETTDSQRAFAIGVLAECFEGLKEYTRNWIDSLLPIFLSCVQDRNNEVRSNTVYGLGEMVLHGNDCTFGHYPQIMASLSQLVSKEQHAGTLDNLCGALARLITTNCSLVPLKGVLPVFVEYLPLREDFTENLAVFRCLDLLYRQGDENLIPLLSRVLVVGLQVLYKKEHTSDESRELVFNLVKQISKDFPDKFTEVIRSDAEIANFVQTLMLQ; encoded by the exons atggaacaaataattaaaaatctCTTAGTCGCCGACAACGATCTAATACGGCAA GCTTCGGAAGACTTAAAAGCAGCTCTCGGAAAGCCGGAAACAGTTCCCCAATTATGTGAGATCTGCGTTTCAAACAACGATGCCCAAGTGCGACAATACGCAGCGATGTTGTTGAAAAAACACCTGGGGAAGTTGCGTACATGGCGAGAAGTGCCGGTCGAAACGCAAGACATAATCAAGAAAGGTATGCTGGAAGCAATCGGGAATGAATCGGAAAAATCTGTTCGTAATGCTATTACCGGCTTCGTTGCGGTGTTAGTCAGACACGAAGCTGAAAAGCAAGACGGATGGATGAGCGAAGTCTTGAAGTTTATGTATGATAACACTACCTCGAGCGATCCAAAACTGAGCGAACTTGGATCGTCCATGTTCGCCACGCTGGCCGATTACGCGTCAGATCAGTTCATGCCTCATATCGAAATGGTTTGCCAGCTATTTTCCGGGGCTCTTATAACGACGGAGGCGAACGGAGATATGGCCACCCCGGTGATTTATAACATTCTTCTTGGAATGTCGCGTTTGGTACCTTGTATTGCTGGCCGGCAAGATTTGGAGCAAACCTATAGAGATTCGATTCCCTACGTACTAAAGGCACTGAGCGCTTTCGCCGAACATGATCCAGATAAGTTTACACAGGCGTTTGATATTTTGGAAAATCTTGTTGATGGATCCTCGCGCACGCTATCGCCCCACATGAACCTTTTGATCGACTTTTGTCTGCAGTTGGCGAGCAACAGCCAGCTAGAAGATTCGGTGCGCGTTAAAACACTCACCTtcatcggttggttggtgcgtcagaagaagaaaatgatcaTCAAGCAAAAACTTGTAGAACCCATCGTCGTGGCATTATTTGCATTGATGAGCGTTGCGCCCGAAGTTGAAGATGAGGATGAAGAATACTTTGGTAGTAACGAAGTTTCGACTCCTAGCACTTGCGCCACTCAGTCTCTGGACGTTATGGCGCTACACATTCCTCCGAAACAGCTTTTCCCTCCACTGATGGCTCTGCTTGAGCCAGCTTTGGCAGGTGATAATCCGTTGGCCAAAAAAGCTGCATATCTCTCGATCGCCGTTATTGCAGAAGGCTGCTCCGAACACATATGCAGTAAATATTTGCGTGTTCTAGTAGACGTAATCAAACGTGGCATTACTGACCCAAATGTTATGATCCGTAACGCGGCGCTGTTCGCGCTCGGACAGTTCTCCGAACATCTGCAACCGGAAATTTCGCAGCATGCCGACGAAATTTTACCGATTCTGTTCGAGTTTCTGCAGCAGTTGTGCCTTCAAATTCGTTCCGGTGGCAAGGAACCGCCGCATATCGATCGTGTCTTCTACGCTCTCGAAACAACGTGCGAAAACCTCGAAGAGCAGGTAACACCATATCTGCCCATGCTTATGGACCGTTTGTTCGAGTCACTAGATACTCGGAACAGCGTTCACCTGCGAGAGCTTTCTTTGACAACGATCGCCGCGACAGCGAATGCGGCCAAGGAGCACATGTTGCCATATTTTGCTCGCTTAATAGACTGCCTAAAAGTATACCTGGTTAAGTCAGATGATGAAGATATTTGCAGCTTGCGACCGCAGGCAATCGATACGTTTGCTGCGCTTGTACGTACTATCGGCAAAGACAATTTCCTACCGTTGGCTGTGGACACCCTGAACTTGGGTTTGACGATGCTTGATGAATCGAACGATCCGGATCTGCGCAGAAGTTGCTACAATCTATTCGCTTCCATGGCGTCTTCGGTAAAAGAAGACATGGCCGGTTCACTGAACAAAATTGTCGAAGCTATGCTCGAGAGCGTGCGCAGTTCCGAAGGAATCGTTCCGACGTTCAAGGATGCATCTGGAGATGATTTGGCTATTTTACCTAACGGTTTGTCGACGAATGGTGGCGGTGATGGggacgatgaggatgaggaGTTCGACATTGAAAACTCAGTTGACGacgaggaagatgatgatgatgaaattgCTGGCTACAGCGTCGAGAACGCATACATGGATGAAAAAGAGGAAGCTATCCTGGCATTGATGGAGTTTGCCGAACACACGGGCCCCGCTTTTGCGCCATTCATTCAGACTGCTTTTGAAGAGATCTACAAACTGTTGAATCACCCGAACGAGGATATTCGCAAGGCATCGATCGATGCAGTAAAGCAGTTCGTAGTCGCTCTGCACCAAATGGGAAATACGGATGGTGTTAATCAGACGATACTTATTTTGGTACCAAAGTTGAGTGAAATTATTCGAACGGATGAGGAGCGCACGGTGGTAATGTCAGCGCTGGATGGCTTTAGTGATATCCTGGATGAAGTGGGGGCAGCAACGTTCCAGGCAGATGGCCAAAAGGATGCCGTGTTCAATTGTATAGTAGACGTGCTGAACAGTAAAATCGCCTGCCAGTTTGATGAACCGGTGGACGAAGAGCAAGAGGAAAGCGAATACGATGAGGCCATCCTTGAGTCGGCAGGAGACATATTGCCAAAGTTTGGCCGTGCTCTTCCTGCCGAAGAATTTGCCGTCTACTTTGGCCGCGTGTGGCcatatttcattcaaaaaata gaaaaatcgaaacagaAAGATGAGACGACTGACTCGCAACGTGCCTTTGCGATCGGCGTGCTGGCGGAATGTTTTGAAGGATTGAAAGAATACACACGAAACTGGATCGATTCGTTGTTGCCCATTTTCTTGTCTTGCGTTCAAGATCGTAACAACGAGGTGCGCAGCAACACGGTGTATGGCCTGGGAGAGATGGTATTGCATGGGAATGATTGCACCTTTGG TCATTACCCACAAATTATGGCTTCCCTCTCGCAACTTGTGTCCAAAGAACAGCATGCTGGGACATTGGATAATCTATGCGGCGCCTTGGCGCGACTCATAACCACCAACTGCAGTTTGGTTCCATTAAAAGGC GTTCTCCCCGTCTTTGTGGAATATCTACCGTTGCGCGAGGATTTTACCGAAAATCTAGCTGTTTTTCGGTGCCTTGATCTGCTCTATCGGCAAGGTGATGAAAATCTAATTCCGCTGCTGAGCCGCGTGCTAGTCGTAGGTTTGCAGGTGTTATACAAGAAGGAACATACTTCTGACG AGAGTCGCGAGCTGGTATTCAATTTAGTGAAGCAGATAAGCAAAGACTTTCCGGATAAGTTTACCGAAGTGATTCGCAGTGATGCCGAAATTGCAAATTTCGTCCAAACACTCATGCTACAGTAG
- the LOC128724928 gene encoding DNA repair and recombination protein RAD54B-like translates to MPHFSETQLSTKTTDTIKKSSISDEQLKSEYASKTIFKVVWTKISNRKHKIWEGDGLLEVSGRNAVLKDETGTIISSTNGLKVNEVTEGIQLIVGSKEVDVLEKCDGNRVSNLTNQTTTENDRKRVCLVGLTRERFKPPQRIQQKSQSSENTKKYMLQQKHVPLNNATSLPHESCLQENIGSTHFKFVATLEPQTAQELVEPLIMKKPSFEHQFHNNASNDAVAEVHVPLCLTQHLRPHQREGVAFLYECVTGMRMVEPSGNGAILADEMGLGKTLQCIALMYTLMKTGPYGKPSAKRILIVTPSSLVDNWDREITKWLQNQRVFTFIVGPNNKLKQYVQSQHIPILIISYEMLSKQISELESVKFDLIFCDEGHRLKNSNVKAFAVLNKIECKRRVLLTGTPIQNDLQEFFSLINFVNPGIIGSYQDFKARYETPIVVSQRPGVLPQSIELGIERLNELNNITGRFVLRRTQEVINEYLPDKHELVVFCQPSELQTKLTRSALQFYEDEKGSSNGISPLQMITILKKICNHPSLVSMTKKGDPESLVHLLSEQLPAWQEMGPGDSAKLGIVEVLLESIQTLQEKIVIVSYYNKTLDMIAGLCEHCSYKFSRLDGSTVTNDRGKIVSIFNNPASDIFILLLSAKAGGAGLNLVGASRLVLYDNDWNPANDLQAMSRIWRDGQRKPVFIYRLLTAYSIEERIFQRQISKTSLSGTVVDQKQNLSNLKLSDDELKDLFSIIHPNHMDDCLTHSLLECPCAGIGKAPVNDQQNEGANPLEEIFHLEETDSPFQMRGVGKKHNKKNTKYALKMQELMRWEHHRAPVSELTLEQLGLSQCVDEILFLFRNIVSVRK, encoded by the coding sequence ATGCCTCATTTCAGTGAAACGCAATTATCAACTAAAACGACTGATACGATTAAAAAAAGTTCAATTTCAGATGAACAATTAAAATCTGAATACGCATCGAAAACCATCTTCAAAGTTGTGTGGACCAAAATTAGCAacagaaaacacaaaatatgGGAAGGCGATGGACTGCTCGAAGTGTCCGGTAGAAACGCAGTTCTAAAGGACGAAACGGGCACAATCATCTCTAGCACTAATGGACTTAAAGTAAACGAAGTAACAGAGGGCATTCAGTTGATTGTTGGATCAAAAGAGGTCGATGTTTTGGAGAAATGTGATGGAAACCGCGTGTCTAAtctaacaaatcaaacaacaaccgAAAACGATCGCAAAAGGGTTTGCCTGGTAGGACTGACAAGAGAAAGGTTCAAGCCACCGCAGCGAATTCAACAAAAATCACAAAGTAGTGAAAATACTAAGAAATATATGCTACAGCAGAAGCATGTGCCGTTAAACAATGCAACCAGCTTACCACATGAGTCGTGCCTGCAGGAGAATATCGGTTCAACCCATTTCAAATTCGTTGCAACGTTAGAACCGCAAACTGCTCAGGAGCTCGTAGAACCTTTAATCATGAAAAAACCTTCTTTTGAACACCAATTTCATAATAACGCCAGCAACGACGCGGTGGCTGAAGTGCATGTACCCTTGTGCCTAACGCAGCATTTACGGCCACACCAACGAGAGGGAGTAGCTTTCTTGTATGAATGCGTGACTGGAATGAGGATGGTTGAGCCATCTGGGAATGGAGCAATCCTGGCAGATGAAATGGGACTAGGAAAAACGTTACAATGTATCGCATTAATGTACACTCTAATGAAAACCGGACCGTACGGGAAACCTTCAGCGAAACGCATCTTGATCGTTACCCCGAGTAGTTTGGTGGACAATTGGGACCGAGAGATCACCAAGTGGTTGCAAAACCAACGAGTTTTTACGTTTATAGTGGGACCAAACAATAAGTTAAAGCAGTACGTACAATCGCAGCACATACCAATCTTGATAATATCATACGAGATGCTCTCGAAACAAATATCAGAGCTGGAATCGGTTAAATTTGATCTCATCTTCTGCGACGAAGGTCACCGGTTAAAAAACAGCAATGTGAAAGCCTTCGCTGTGTTGAATAAGATAGAATGCAAACGACGTGTGCTCTTAACTGGCACACCCATACAAAACGATTTGCAGGAATTTTTTTCGCTGATCAACTTTGTTAACCCGGGTATAATCGGATCGTATCAGGACTTTAAGGCGCGGTATGAAACACCGATCGTAGTCTCCCAGCGTCCTGGTGTTTTACCGCAGTCCATCGAGTTAGGGATTGAACGTTTAAACGAACTAAACAACATAACAGGCCGATTTGTGCTGAGACGTACCCAAGAAGTCATCAACGAATATCTCCCTGATAAACATGAGCTGGTAGTGTTTTGTCAACCATCGGAATTACAGACAAAATTGACACGAAGTGCACTGCAGTTTTACGAAGACGAAAAAGGATCGTCTAATGGCATCTCACCTCTGCAGATGATAACGATTTTGAAAAAGATCTGCAACCATCCTTCGTTAGTATCGATGACTAAGAAAGGCGATCCAGAATCGCTGGTTCATCTTTTGTCAGAACAGTTGCCAGCTTGGCAAGAGATGGGACCTGGGGATTCCGCAAAACTAGGCATTGTAGAAGTCCTTCTAGAAAGCATACAAACATTGCAAGAGAAAATTGTGATTGTTTCCTACTACAACAAAACGTTAGACATGATCGCAGGACTGTGTGAACACTGTAGCTACAAATTCAGCCGTTTAGATGGTTCTACGGTGACTAATGATCGGGGTAAAATTGTGAGCATATTCAACAATCCAGCGTCCGATATTTTTATACTGCTGCTTAGTGCCAAAGCTGGCGGTGCGGGATTAAATCTGGTAGGAGCGTCCAGGTTAGTACTGTATGACAACGACTGGAATCCTGCTAACGATCTCCAGGCGATGTCTCGTATCTGGCGAGATGGACAGCGAAAACCCGTATTTATTTATCGGCTGCTGACGGCATACTCTATCGAGGAACGTATTTTTCAACGGCAAATTTCTAAAACTTCCCTAAGCGGAACAGTTGTCGACCAGAAACAGAACTTAAGCAATCTTAAGCTCTCTGACGACGAGTTGAAGGATCTCTTCTCGATCATTCATCCAAACCACATGGATGATTGCCTGACACACAGTTTACTAGAATGCCCCTGTGCCGGAATAGGGAAAGCGCCGGTTAACGATCAGCAAAATGAAGGCGCAAATCCACTGGAAGAAATTTTTCATCTCGAGGAGACAGACAGCCCATTTCAAATGAGAGGAGTTgggaaaaagcacaacaaaaaaaacactaaataTGCGTTGAAAATGCAAGAATTGATGCGATGGGAGCACCATCGGGCGCCAGTGTCAGAGCTTACCCTGGAGCAGTTAGGACTGTCTCAGTGCGTCGATGAgattctgtttttgtttcgaaacaTTGTTTCAGTAAGGAAATAA
- the LOC128727488 gene encoding acetyl-coenzyme A transporter 1: MSNRRKKNERPDHEMLLPLSEEEDKHDKSDLRGDWGNIAILFFLYLLQGIPIGLASAIPMLLQNRGASYKQQAEFSFAHWPFSLKLLWAPIVDSLFWKRFGRRKSWLIPTQYLIGVFMLILSLHVNRWLGTESNDPDSHSTVESSTLNIPLLTGIFFMLNFLAATQDIAVDGWALTMLKRCNVGHASTCNSVGQTAGYFLGYVAFMALESAEFCNSYLRSEPAPQGMVNLSGYLWFWGLIFIVTTTLVTFGKRELSPSLDRGHEEHLELDIKQTYRLLLDIIKMKPILTLVVILLTAKAGFAACDAVTSLKLIDAGVPKDKLALLVVPLVPLQIVLPLAISKYTAGTRPMEIYLKAIPYRIGLTLAAAGIVWLTPTIIRDHHVPYYYYILLLTNYGLYQIALYSMFVAVMAFFARISDPAVGGTYMTLLNTLSNLGGNWPTTVVLWLVDYLTWKNCSNASENDCSDEMLKDVCTRGGGECAIAIDGYYIEIFVCLLYGLVWYRWGTSKIRQLQELPLKAWRVARKVPRMHSS, translated from the exons ATGAGCAACcggcggaagaaaaatgaacgccCTGATCACGAAATGCTCCTACCGCTGAGCGAAGAGGAGGATAAGCACGACAAAAGCGATTTACGTGGAGATTGGGGCAACATTGCCATACTATTTTTTCTGTATCTCCTGCAAGGCATTCCCATCGGGCTAGCTTCGGCGATACCGATGTTGTTGCAGAACCGAGGTGCAAGTTATAAGCAGCAG GCCGAGTTTAGTTTTGCCCATTGGCCGTTCAGCTTAAAATTACTATGGGCGCCGATAGTGGACTCGCTTTTCTGGAAACGGTTTGGTCGGCGAAAATCATGGCTTATTCCAACTCAATATCTGATAGGAGTATTTATGCTTATTCTATCACTCCACGTTAACCGCTGGCTTGGAACAGAAAGCAACGATCCCGATAGTCATTCCACTGTCGAAAGTAGCACGCTCAACATTCCTCTCCTGACAGGCATATTTTTCATGTTGAACTTTTTGGCTGCTACCCAAGACATCGCTGTTGACGGTTGGGCTTTGACGATGCTCAAACGCTGCAATGTGGGACATGCGTCAACGTGTAACAGTGTAGGCCAGACGGCGGGTTATTTCCTCGGATATGTTGCCTTTATGGCGCTGGAATCGGCAGAATTTTGCAACAGCTATTTACGCTCAGAACCTGCACCCCAAGGCATGGTCAATCTGTCTGGATATCTATGGTTCTGGGGATTAATTTTTATCGTGACAACGACGCTAGTAACTTTTGGCAAACGTGAACTGTCGCCTAGCCTTGACCGAGGCCACGAGGAACACTTGGAGCTGGACATAAAGCAAACATATCGGCTTCTGCTGGATATTATTAAGATGAAACCAATTCTAACGTTGGTGGTGATACTGTTAACGGCTAAGGCGGGTTTTGCCGCCTGTGATGCTGTCACTTCTCTAAAGCTAATCGACGCTGGCGTACCTAAGGACAAGCTGGCGCTTTTAGTGGTTCCATTAGTCCCGCTGCAAATCGTTTTACCGTTGGCAATCAGCAAATATACTGCCGGAACGCGCCCAATGGAAATTTACCTGAAGGCGATCCCATATCGGATAGGACTCACACTTGCTGCAGCCGGAATTGTGTGGCTAACTCCTACCATCATTCGCGATCATCATGTTCCGTATTACTACTACATACTTTTGCTGACCAACTACGGTCTCTATCAGATAGCTCTCTACAGCATGTTTGTCGCTGTGATGGCGTTCTTTGCCAGGATCAGCGATCCCGCCGTCGGGGGCACCTACATGACGTTATTGAACACTCTGAGCAACCTCGGTGGTAATTGGCCTACGACAGTCGTGCTATGGTTGGTTGATTATCTGACCTGGAAAAATTGTTCCAACGCTTCCGAAAATGACTGTTCCGATGAGATGCTGAAAGAT GTATGTACTCGGGGCGGAGGCGAATGTGCGATTGCTATTGATGGGTATTATATAGAAatatttgtttgccttttgtaCGGGCTTGTTTGGTACCGATGGGGAACCAGTAAAATTCGTCAGCTACAGGAACTTCCGCTCAAAGCGTGGCGCGTAGCGCGAAAAGTTCCACGTATGCATAGCAGCTAG